The genomic region GGGATCGGCATTATCCGGCATCTCTCCGCCCCTGATCTCATCAAACATATCATTAACCACATCCACGACCTGTAGCACTACATCCATCAGGTCCGGTGTAATCTTGCGTTGTCCCTGCCGCAATATGTTGAATACGTCTTCTGACTTGTGGCAAATCTCTACCAATGAGTCGATAGCAAGAAACCCTGCGCCACCCTTGATGGTGTGGAATCCACGAAAGACGGCATTCAGCAGATCGTAATCATCGGTCTGCTGCTCGAGATCCACAAGTTGCTCTCCCAGCAGTTCGAGGATCTCTCCCGCTTCTACCAGAAAATCCTGCAGTATCTCGTCATTGAGATCTATGCTCATCTTTCTACCCCTGTCTCTATCCTTTGGTATAGATCTGATTCATTCATTACTTTCATGTTTTCGGCAGAGAACGCAAAAACTAAAATCCCAAACTCGACAAGAGATCATCCACATCATCCTGATTGGTCACTACATCGCCCTGTTCTACCCCAGGCACTACCGGCCCTTCCAATACTGTCGGGTCGTTAATTTTATTGCTAACCTCCAGCTTGCCGCCGGTAATCCGAACCAGCTTGACCAGTTTTTCCTCAACATCGTGAACCAGATCGATCACTTTACGGATAATCTGTCCGGTAAGGTCCTGAAAATCCTGTGCCATCAATACATTCGAGAGGTTTTCATGCAGACTGTTGGAGTGGCTTTGCGTCTGTTGAAGAAATGCAGCCAATTCATCGCTGAGACCCCGGAAGTCATCCTTGGTCAACAGACGGGAACGAAATTTGTCCCACTCCGCCAACAACTCACCCGCCTGTTTATCCAGCGCTTCCACCATCGGCAGGCTCTGTTCTACAGCCGTCAGCGTACGATCCGCAGACTGCTCCGTCATGGAGATGACGTAGTTCAAACGCTCCTTTGCGTCAGGTATATCCACCTGAGTCATCTCGGAGACCCGCGAGTCGAGCAGAAAACCGTTGATCGCTTCATGCAACTCCCGGGTCAACCTGCCGACTTCCGTAAAGAGCTCGTTCTCTTTTATCTCGGCCAATTCACCGATGACACGGTCGGCATCCTCATTCTTACCAGCTTCCAGGTGTGCCACGAGAGCACGCGCCAATTCGAGGCGAATCTGGTCAGTCTCTGTCTGTTCCTGCATTCGGGTTCTCCTGCCCCTGTAACCTGTCAGCCTTCGACACGCTCAAAGATCTTGCTTATCTTCTCTTCGAGTGTGCCTGCGGTGAATGGTTTTACCACGTAGCCGTTGACGCCGGCCTGGGCCGCTTCAATGATCTGCTCGCGTTTGGATTCAGCAGTCACCATCAGCACCGGCAATCCCGCCAGTTTTGCATCGGCACGTACCGCCCTAAGCAGGTCGATACCCGTCATACCCGGCATGTTCCAATCACTGACCAGAAAGTCGAAATTTCCAGTCTGCAACATGGGTAATGCAGTGGTTCCATCGTCCGCCTCCTGAGTATTGGTAAAACCCAGATCACGAAGCAGATTTTTGATGATGCGCCTCATGGTGGAAAAATCATCCACGATGAGAATTTTCATATTTTTGTCCAAGGCAACCTCCAATCACTGTGCCGCCGTACCAAATTGACGATTCCATCTGTCGCCATACTTACTCTTCATCTGCCAGACTGAGCCATTCCGTCAGCCGCGAACGCAGCCTCAATGTCGCCTGACTGTGGATCTGGCAGATCCGTGACTCACTGACACCCAGTACCAGCCCGATCTCACGCAGATTCAACTCATCGTCGTAGTACATCGCCACTACCAGTCTCTCCCGCTCGGGAAGACCAGCAATAGCATCCGCCAACGCCTGTTTGAAGGCATCCTTCTGCAAACCTTCGAAGGGTCCCTGCAGTGAATCCAGACTCCTCTCAGGGGCGATTTCACCCACCGCACTCAACTCATCCAGACTAAAGATTCGACAACCTGATGCATCCTTCAGGATCTGGTGGTACTGCTGTACCGACATATCCAGTGCATCGGCCACTTCCGAATCACGGGCATCCCGTCCCTCCTCGTTCTCGATGACGCGCATCGCATCAGCCACCATTCTGGCTTTGCGGTGCACTGAACGTGGCGTCCAGTCACTACGCCGGATCTCATCCAGCATGGAACCGCGGATGCGGATTCCCGCGTAGGTTTCAAAGCTGGCGCCCTGGGTGGGATCGTAGTTGCGACTCGCTTCCAGCAACCCCAGCATGCCCGCCTGAATCAGATCGTCAGCCTGCACATTGGGGGGCAGGCGATTCATCATGTGATAGGCAATACGCTTGACCAGCCCGGCGTGCCGGATCACCAGGTCATCATGTCCCTGTCTTTCCTCTATGGCGCTATATGTAGCCAAACCGTTCACCGTCCCATCTCCCCGTATTGACTTGAAAACTGGATCAAACGTTCAACGAAAAATTGCAGGTCGCCGCTCGCATTGGCGGGTACAGGCCAGTTATCGGCCTTCTTCGCTAAATTCTTGAATGCTTGAGCAACCCGAGAGCGGGGATAGGCTTCAACCACTGGTTTCTGCCCTTTTACCGCTTTGCGCAGTTGCTCATCGTAGGGGACGCTGCCCATGTAGCTGAGCATTACGTCCAAATACCGGTCTGTTACCCGGCACATCTTGTTATAGAGGTCCCGCCCCTCCTGCACACTCTTAACCATGTTGGCGAGAATGCGGAAACGGCTGACGCTATGTTCACGATTCAGCAGTTTGATGATGGCGTAGGCATCGGTTATCGATGCCGGCTCATCACAAACCACCACCACCACCTCCTGGGCTGCACGGCTGAAACTGACCACCAGATCGGAGATTCCAGCTGCGGTGTCGATCAGCAATACATCGACATCATTCGCAAGCTCACTGAAGGCATGGATCAGTCCCGCGTGTTCAGCCGGACTCAGCTCCGCCATCTGCTGCATGCCGGAAGCGCCGGGAACGACCTTCAATCCCTTCGGCCCCTCCACCAGAATCTCTTCCAGTGTGCGTTCACCATTGATGACATGGGAAAGGTTGTACTCGGCATGCAAACCCAACACCACGTCGATGTTGGCGAGCCCAAGATCGGCATCCAGCAGCATCACGCGCCGCCCCATACCCGCCATGGCCACGCCGAGATTCACCGAGACATTGGTCTTGCCGACGCCACCCTTTCCGCCGGTAACGGCAATCACCCGCACGGGATCCGGATTCACCATGCGCCTTAATCCTGAGGCCTGATCTTCAATAATGTCAGACATGAGCATGTTCACCTGTGCCTCCAAACGCGAACGCCATATATCCCTCATCCGGGGATTCATCCGCCTCCTGAGCCATCTCCATCGCCCGGCTCACCAGACTGTGGGCTCTGGCAACATGCAGATCCTCAGGCACTCGTTGCCCATCGGTGACAAAAGCCAGTGGCAGACCTGTATCGATCAAAGTACTGAAGACACCACCCAACGATGCCGCCTCATCCATCTTGGTCAGAATGCAACCTACTGGACGGGCGATGCTGAAGGCCCGAATCGCATGAGCGAGTGCCGAGCGCTGGGTAGCGGCTGATAACGTCAACAGGGTTCGTACAGGATGATTACCCGAGGTAATCATCGAAAGCCGTTGGCTCAGCTGGATATCCTGCTGACTCATACCGGCGGTATCGATGAGTACCAGGCGTTTTTCCGAGAAGGCGCGCAGCGCGGCATCCAGCTCTTCCGCTGTCGAGGCGGTGCGAACCGGCACATCCAGAATGCGACCATAGTTGTGCAACTGCTCCTGGGCACCGATGCGATAGCTGTCCGTGGTAATCAACGCCAACTGGCGGTTACCATGACGCAGGCAGAAACGGGCTGCCAGTTTGGCGATGGTGGTTGTCTTGCCGACCCCGGTCGGGCCGACCAGAGCCACTACACCACCCATGTCGAGGATATCCTCCTGGACCACAGGCAGTTCACTGATCAGGTGAAACAGCGCCTTGCGCCAGGCCTGATCCTCCGATTCCATATCCTCCACCCGGCCGGCCAGATCACGGCACAGGTCCGCACCCAATCCCATTCCCATCAGACGACGAATCAATTCCTGGGTCTGGGGACGGCGTTGACCCATATCCCGCCAGGTCAATTCGGAGAGTTCGTTCTCCATCATGCGACGCAGCGCCTGCATCTCCTGTCGCATCTCCTGCAACACAGGGTCCTGGCTCCACTCCACCTGAGGCTGGGGCTGTGCCTGGGATGTCTGGTGGCGGGCGCGATCGATACTGACCGGTTCTGCAAGTTTTACCGGTTTTTCGGAAATATTGGGTTCACGGGCCGGTCTGACAGCTCTTTTTGGTTCTGCTGCCACAGGAGCTTGAGGCTCATTCTGACGGGGGATCTCCGTTACCCTGTCGGTCGCTGCATCATTGAAGGCCGCCACGTCGTAATCCATGGCCGCCACCAGTTCCACCCCCCCCTCCACACTCTTGTTGGAGAGGATGACTGCATCGGAACCCAATGTATCCCGCACCGATTTCAAAGCCTGACGCATATCAGGCGCAAAGAAACGTTTTATCTTCATTGTGGGCAATCCCCCGCAGCAAACCGAGAAATTTTCGGATTACTTCCGGAATCGAAATCAATCTGCCAATTAAGTCTCTGCATTCGTGTTGCCGATTGTTGAAATCACCTTTATCTGGCGATTGTCGGGTATCTCGTTATAGGAGAGGATGTGCATGCCCGGCGCCGCGTGTTTCGCGAATCGCGCCATCCAGGGTCGGATCGGCGCAGCCACCAGTAGTACACTCTCCTGTCCTGCCGTTTCCATATTGGCTGCCGTCTCCGCCAGCGCCTGTTGCAACCTCTCTGCCAGTCCGGGTTCGAACCCAGCCTGCCCCCCTTCCGAGGCATGCAAAGTCTGCTGCAATATCTGTTCCAATTGTGGATCCAACACAGCTACAGGAATTTCCTGTGTAGAACCAATGAGTTGTTGAACAATACCCCGGGAGAGGGCAACCCTGACGGCAGCCGTCAGAACGCCAGGGTCTTGACTCCTGACAGCATGGTCCGCCAAGGTTTCGGCAATCGTGCGGATATCGCGGATCGAAATATGCTCCGCCAGCAGATTCTGCAGGATCTTCAGAAAGACACTCAGAGAGATCACCTTCGGTATCAGATCCTCCACCAGTTTGGGGGCCGTTCTGGAGAGACTGTCGAGTAGTTGCTGCGCCTCTTCGTGGCCTAGCAGCTCATGTGACTGGTTGTGCAGGATCTCGCTCAGGTGAGTCGCGACCACTGTGCTGGCGTCCACCACGGTAAACCCGAGGGTCTGCGCATGGTCGCGCTGCTCATGTTCGATCCAGACCGCATCCAGGCCAAAGGTGGGATCCTTGGTGGGTGTTCCCTGCAGTTCACCGAAGACCCTCCCCGGATTGATCGCCAGGTCGCGGTCGGGAAAGATCTCAGCCTCGGCTGCTGTGACGCCATTGACCGTGATTCGATAGGCGTTGGGAGAGAGATCCAGGTTATCCCGGATATGCACCGATGGGATCAAAAAACCCAGCTCTTGTGAGAGCTTGCGCCGCACTCCCTTGATCCGATTCATCAGTTGGCCGCCCTGGTTGCGATCCACCAGTGGAATCAGGCGGTAACCCACCTCCATACCGATCAGGTCGACCGGCTGCACATCATCCCAGCTCAACTCACGCTGCTCAGGCGGCTGCTCTTCAGGCAGTGGCGCGGCCACCTCCTCTTCCACCGGTTGCTGCTGGCGTTGCCAGATCATCCAGGCGCCAGCCCCAGCAGCAGCGGCCAGGGTAAGGAAAGCGAAGTTGGGCATACCGGGAATGACGCCCATAAGGAGCAGCACCGCTGCCGCGATCCCCAGCGCCTTCGGGGTGGAGAAGAGCTGACTGATAATCTGCCCACCCACATCCTGAGTACTGGCAACCCGGGTCACGATGATTGCCGCCGAGGTGGAGAGCAACAGGGAGGGAATCTGTGCCACCAGACCATCACCGATGGTCAACAGCACATAGTTTTGCAGGGCAGTGGCAAAATCCAGGTCATGTTGCACCATGCCGATGCCGAGTCCGCCGAGAATATTGATAAAGAGGATCAGGATACCGGCAACTGCATCGCCCCGCACAAACTTGCTGGCGCCATCCATCGCCCCGTAAAAATCCGCCTCTTGTGCCACTTCCTCGCGCCGTGTTCGCGCCGTATCCTGATCGATCAGACCCGCATTGAGATCCGCATCGATCGCCATCTGTTTGCCGGGCATGGCATCCAGTGTGAATCGCGCGCTCACCTCTGAGACACGCCCCGCACCCTTGGTCACCACCACGAAGTTGATAATCACCAGGATCAGGAAGACCACCAGGCCCACCGCATAGTTACCGCCGATTACGAATGAACCGAACGCCTCGATCACCTTACCCGCAGCATCACCGCCGGTATGGCCTTCAAGCAATACGATTCGGGTCGACGCAACGTTCAGGGCAAGCCGCAGCAAGGTCGCAATCAACAGCAGACTGGGAAAGACTGCAAAATCGAGTGGCCGGCGGGTATAGACCACCACCAGCATCACCACCAGAGAGAGGGTGATATTGAAAGTAAAGAACATGTCCAACATGATCGGCGGCAGCGGAATGATCACCATTACCAACAGCATGACCAAGACCAGCGGTGCACCCAGTCCCGCAGTACCGACACGTTTTACATTACCGAGAATCGCTGTGGCATCCATTTAGTTCGTACCTGGTTTGAGTGCTGAAAACCGATCAGTCATGGCGCAGATCCTCCGGCACCGGCAGCTCATCGGGGACCTGCGGTATGTCGCCACCCTCGGTTCGATAGACTCTGAGCTGGAAGACATAGGCCAGCAGTTTGGCAACCGCCAGAAAGAGTCCCGCCGGAATCGCCTCGCCCAATTCGCTGTGAAAATAGATGGCCCGGGCCAATACAGGAGATTCGACGATCGGCACATCCGATTCCAGGCCGATACGACGAATATTGGCCGCCACCAGATCGGCGCCTTTCGCCACCACCTTCGGTGCACTCATACTCCCTTGGTCATAACGCAGGGCAACAGCGTAGTGAGTCGGATTAGTGACGATCACATCAGCCTTGGGCACCTCTTCCATCATGCGCCGCTGGGCCATCTCCCGCTGCAGGCTGCGGATTCGGCTTTTGACCTCCGGACGACCGTCGGTCTCTTTCATCTCGTCCCGGATCTCCTGCTTGGTCATCTTCAACTGACGTTTGTGTTCCCAGAGCTGGAACGGCACATCGATGGCGGCAATAAGGATCAGGGTGGATGCGATCAACGTCACCGACCAACCGATGAGGGAACCCAACTTGGGCAGCGCCTGTTGGAACTCCATCCCATGCAGGTTCAGGTAGCTGTCCAGCGTGTTCCATAACAGAATTGCGGTAGCGCCTCCGATCAGCACGAACTTGGCCATGGCTTTGAGCAACTCAACCAGCGCCTTGGCGGAGAACATTCGCTTCAAACCCTTGGCCGGACTGAGCTTGCTCAATTTAGGTGTCAGCGCCTCGGCACTTATGGAGAAACCGCCCAATGCGATAGAACTGGCGATAGCCACGACTATCATTAATACAAAAAAGGGGACCAGCAGTATGAAGGCACCCTGCATGGCCGCACTGAGATGGGTGAAGAGAGTGCCGATATCGAAGATTTCGTCACGACTGAGCGTAAAACTTGTCTTCATCAGCGCCTGTAATCCACCACCCAGTTGGTTGCTTGTCGTAGCCAGAAAGATCACGCCGATCAGGGTGATCGCCATGGTATTGAGCTCTTTTGAACGGGCAACCTGTCCCTTGCGCTTCGCCTCATTCAGGCGTTTCGCTGTCGGTTGTTCCGATTTTTCCTGGCCGTCCTGATTTTCGGCCATGATTCACCTCGTTATCTGAAAAATTTGCATCATCAGCTGAAAGCCTTCATTCAACAGATGAGAGAAGAGATCCAAAACATTGGGCAGGGTTACGCTGATCAACACGAAACCCATTAGCATGGTGATGGGGAAACCTATGGAGAAGATGTTTAGCTGGGGTGCAGCCCGCATTACCACACCCATGCCCATGTTGATCATCAACATGGCGCCCATCATCGGCAGTGCGATCATCAATCCACCGGCAAACATACGACTGGCCCAGGCAATGATGTCGTGGATACCTGTGCTGGAGAGTCCACTCGTCGCCACGGGGATGGTCTGAAAACTGTCAACAACCAGTTCAACCAGTATCAGATGGCCATTGAGCAAGAGAAATACCAGGGTCGTAAGGATCAGATAGAATTGAGCCACCACCGGCACCTGCACACCGTTCTGCGGATCCACCATATTGGCAAAACCCAATCCCATGCTGTAAGCCATCGCCTGTCCGCCGAAGACCACTGCACCAAACACCATCTGCAGGATAAAACCCATCGTCACGCCGATGGCGATCTGCTGCAGCAGAATGATGAAACCGTCATGACTCAGCACATCCATGGGAGGCATATCACCCGGCAATGAAGGCATTGCCACCCAAGTGATGAGCAGCGCCAATCCCATACGCATACGTACAGGAAACTGGCGTGAGTTGAATACGGGTGAGGCCATCATCATTGCGCCGATGCGTATCAGCGGCCAGAGATAGGCGCCTAAGAAGGCGTTGAGTTGTGCTTCGCTGAACGACATTTGGACAACCTGAACTACCCCGTCAGATAGCCGACATGCCAAACTGAGGGACGCCGTAAATACATCCATGTAGGCTTGACGGCGGCATCCCTACCGCCAACACCCTCACTTGGACATGTCGGCCATCCAACGGCTTAACAAATAAATATCCCACCATCCATGGCAGGACAGCAGTCGCACCCGCGACCGCACGCACACCTCGTTTGGAACGATCCATCACTGGATCAACTCCGGAATCGATTCAATTAGATTCTGCGCAAAAGTCATCAGCAGCTGCAGCATCCAGGGACCGGCAAACATCAGGATCAAGCCGACTATCGCCAGCTTGGGGATAAAGGTCAGCGTCATCTCGTTGATCTGCGTCGCAGCCTGAAACATTGCCACCAACAGGCCAACCGCTAATGCAGGCAATAGCACCATGCCGGTGAGTACGCCGATAACCCCCAGGGTCTGCTGCCCGATAGCGATGATTGTGTCCGGTCCCATATTGAGTACCTAAACCTGAAAACTGCTGGCCAGGGTGCCGAAAACCAACGCCCAACCATCGATGAGTACAAACAGCATGATCTTGAAAGGCAGGGAGATGATCATCGGAGAGAGCATCATCATGCCCATCGACATCAATACGCTGGCCACCACCATGTCGATCACCAAAAAGGGGATGAAGAGCAGGAAGCCAATCTGAAAGCCGGTCTTCAGTTCACTGGTGGCAAAGGCGGGCAGCAGTAGGGAGAAAGGGACTTTGTCAGGACTCTCCAGTTCGCCGAAATCTCCGATACGGGCGAACAGACCCAAGTCATCCTCCCTGGTCTGCGCCAGCATGAATTCACGCACCGGGCCACTACCCGCCTCCAGCGCTTCCATGGTCGTCATCTGATCCTGCATATAGGGCTGCACTGCAACCTCGTTAACCTCATTGAATACGGGAAGCATAATGAAGACGGTCAAAAACAGAGCCAGACCAATCAGTATCTGGTTATTGGGTGTGTTCTGGGTGCCCAGCGCCTGCCGCAGGATCGCCAGCACGATGATGATGCGGGCAAACGACGTCATCATCATCAGGGCACCCGGCAGCATCGTCAGGGCAGTCATGAAGAAGAGGACTTGGATGGTCAGGGTATAGGTCTGCCCGCCTTCGGGGTCCTGGGTCACAGTCAGCGCATCCACTCCAGGGGCTGCCTGGGCCGCCAAGGTAAAAAGCATGCCCGCAATGATCAGCCAGAATTTCATGACGGCAACTCTTCCTTGGCCTCTGCCAACTGCTCATCGAAGGTAACTTCATCTTCGTTCTGATCCAGCACGTGCAGGGTCTGTACCCGTCCAGGCGCAACCCCGAGCAGCAGACGAGTATCATCCACCTTGACCACCACGACCCGCTCCCGAGGACCGACAGACGTGCCGCCCAGCACGGTCACCATGCCCTTCCCAGACATTTGCAGCTGCCCGAACCGTTTGAACAGCCAGCCTGCGGCAAAGATCAGGAATATTACGAACAGCAATCCACCCGCTGTCCCCAGCAGATTCTGCGTACTCAAAGGGGAGACTTCGACCTTCCGTACGGCGGTTTCAGCCGCCAGCAGGGAACCGGACCAGATGACGGGAATGAGCGCAAGAATACGCATCAACTAAGCCTCTTCACCCGTTCCGAAGGACTGATGATATCGGTCAGGCGCAGACCGAATTTTTCATTTACCACCACCACTTCACCCTGAGCGATCAGCGTACCGTTGACCAATACATCCATCGGCTCACCTGCCAGGCGGTCAAGCTCCACCACCGAACCCTGATTGAGTTGCAGCAGATTGCGGATATTGATCTTGGTACGGCCAATCTCCATGGAAATCACCACAGGCACATCGAGAATCGCATCCAGGTTGACGGAGTCATCTTTCGACCCGTCCTCCTTCAACTCCTCGAATTCAGCTGTCTTTGCAGCATCTGCCTCACCTTCGGCCTGGCCTTCCAATGCATCCGCCCACTCATCTGCCAGAGCTTCATTCGGATCTGTCGTTTTCTCTTCTTCGCTCATAATTGCGATCCTATTGCTAACTGATTTTTCATCGCTCTACTGAACTCCCGCATCTTCAATATCCAGATAGTCATGCAGTGCGGACTGACGGCTATTGCGCATCCAGTCAGAAATCTTGACTGAATAGCTCCCTTCGGAAACTCCTAACTTAGCGGTAAACACCGGCACTTCCGCCGCCTTCACTTCCACCTCTTCGGGCATTTCAATTGGGATGATGTCACCCACTTTGAGACTGGAGAGTTGATGTAGTGTCATATCCACTTCGGTCAGAACGCTGGAAAGCTCTACTGATGCACCAAGGATCTCTTCCCGTAGTGAATGTTCCCATCGTTCGTCACGCTCGCTGCTGTCACTCTGTACACCGGCGTCCAGCAGCTCACGGATCGGTTCCAACATCGAATAAGGCATACAGATGTGTAAGTCACCGCCACCGTTTTCCAGATCCACATGAAAGGTCGTTACCACCACCACCTCTGACGGACTGACAATATTGGCAAATTGAGGATTTACTTCAGAACCGCAGGACTCAAAGGAGACATTGAAGACCGGCTTCCATGCCTCCTGAAGATCGGTGAATGCCTTGTTCAACAGCAGTTGCACCACCCGGTTCTCAGTAGGCGTGAAATCCCGGCCCTCGATCTTGGTGTGAAAGCGGCCACTGCCCCCAAAGTAGTTGTCCACGACACTGAAGACCAGCTTGGGGTCAATCACAAACAGGCCCTTGCCACGCAGTGGCTTGATCTTCACCATATTCAAACTGGTCGGCACAAACAGACTGTGAACGAACTCGGAAAACTTCTGCATCTGTACGCCTGAGACGGATATGTCGGCGGTACGGCGAAGCATATTAAACAGAGTGGTGCGGAAATGACGGGCAAAACGCTCGTTGATCATCTCCAGGGTGGGCAGACGCCCACGGACAATGCGATCCTGGCTGGCAAAATCGTAACCTGACACACCATTTGCATCGACCTCTACTTCTGCTTCGGAGGCGACATCACCGCTATCGACGCCATGCAGTAGCGCATCGATCTCTTCTTGTGAAAGTAAGTCGTTGGCACTCATGACGTTACTGCATCACAAAGCTGGTAAAAAAGAGGGCTTCAATGTCACCGGGGCCATCCAGTTCCTCTGCAATCCTGTTCAATTCATCGAGCATCTCCTTCTGCAGGGACTCTTTGGCAGACCGCTCTTTAAGCGACTTACCATCCTTTGCAGAGAGAAGATTAAGCAGATGGTGACGGATCATCGGGTCGTTATGTTTAAGGAATTCGACCATCGC from Gammaproteobacteria bacterium (ex Lamellibrachia satsuma) harbors:
- a CDS encoding protein phosphatase CheZ, which encodes MQEQTETDQIRLELARALVAHLEAGKNEDADRVIGELAEIKENELFTEVGRLTRELHEAINGFLLDSRVSEMTQVDIPDAKERLNYVISMTEQSADRTLTAVEQSLPMVEALDKQAGELLAEWDKFRSRLLTKDDFRGLSDELAAFLQQTQSHSNSLHENLSNVLMAQDFQDLTGQIIRKVIDLVHDVEEKLVKLVRITGGKLEVSNKINDPTVLEGPVVPGVEQGDVVTNQDDVDDLLSSLGF
- the fliR gene encoding flagellar biosynthetic protein FliR; translation: MSFSEAQLNAFLGAYLWPLIRIGAMMMASPVFNSRQFPVRMRMGLALLITWVAMPSLPGDMPPMDVLSHDGFIILLQQIAIGVTMGFILQMVFGAVVFGGQAMAYSMGLGFANMVDPQNGVQVPVVAQFYLILTTLVFLLLNGHLILVELVVDSFQTIPVATSGLSSTGIHDIIAWASRMFAGGLMIALPMMGAMLMINMGMGVVMRAAPQLNIFSIGFPITMLMGFVLISVTLPNVLDLFSHLLNEGFQLMMQIFQITR
- the flhA gene encoding flagellar biosynthesis protein FlhA encodes the protein MDATAILGNVKRVGTAGLGAPLVLVMLLVMVIIPLPPIMLDMFFTFNITLSLVVMLVVVYTRRPLDFAVFPSLLLIATLLRLALNVASTRIVLLEGHTGGDAAGKVIEAFGSFVIGGNYAVGLVVFLILVIINFVVVTKGAGRVSEVSARFTLDAMPGKQMAIDADLNAGLIDQDTARTRREEVAQEADFYGAMDGASKFVRGDAVAGILILFINILGGLGIGMVQHDLDFATALQNYVLLTIGDGLVAQIPSLLLSTSAAIIVTRVASTQDVGGQIISQLFSTPKALGIAAAVLLLMGVIPGMPNFAFLTLAAAAGAGAWMIWQRQQQPVEEEVAAPLPEEQPPEQRELSWDDVQPVDLIGMEVGYRLIPLVDRNQGGQLMNRIKGVRRKLSQELGFLIPSVHIRDNLDLSPNAYRITVNGVTAAEAEIFPDRDLAINPGRVFGELQGTPTKDPTFGLDAVWIEHEQRDHAQTLGFTVVDASTVVATHLSEILHNQSHELLGHEEAQQLLDSLSRTAPKLVEDLIPKVISLSVFLKILQNLLAEHISIRDIRTIAETLADHAVRSQDPGVLTAAVRVALSRGIVQQLIGSTQEIPVAVLDPQLEQILQQTLHASEGGQAGFEPGLAERLQQALAETAANMETAGQESVLLVAAPIRPWMARFAKHAAPGMHILSYNEIPDNRQIKVISTIGNTNAET
- the fliO gene encoding flagellar biosynthetic protein FliO codes for the protein MRILALIPVIWSGSLLAAETAVRKVEVSPLSTQNLLGTAGGLLFVIFLIFAAGWLFKRFGQLQMSGKGMVTVLGGTSVGPRERVVVVKVDDTRLLLGVAPGRVQTLHVLDQNEDEVTFDEQLAEAKEELPS
- the flhB gene encoding flagellar type III secretion system protein FlhB, translated to MAENQDGQEKSEQPTAKRLNEAKRKGQVARSKELNTMAITLIGVIFLATTSNQLGGGLQALMKTSFTLSRDEIFDIGTLFTHLSAAMQGAFILLVPFFVLMIVVAIASSIALGGFSISAEALTPKLSKLSPAKGLKRMFSAKALVELLKAMAKFVLIGGATAILLWNTLDSYLNLHGMEFQQALPKLGSLIGWSVTLIASTLILIAAIDVPFQLWEHKRQLKMTKQEIRDEMKETDGRPEVKSRIRSLQREMAQRRMMEEVPKADVIVTNPTHYAVALRYDQGSMSAPKVVAKGADLVAANIRRIGLESDVPIVESPVLARAIYFHSELGEAIPAGLFLAVAKLLAYVFQLRVYRTEGGDIPQVPDELPVPEDLRHD
- the fliQ gene encoding flagellar biosynthesis protein FliQ; its protein translation is MGPDTIIAIGQQTLGVIGVLTGMVLLPALAVGLLVAMFQAATQINEMTLTFIPKLAIVGLILMFAGPWMLQLLMTFAQNLIESIPELIQ
- a CDS encoding MinD/ParA family protein, yielding MSDIIEDQASGLRRMVNPDPVRVIAVTGGKGGVGKTNVSVNLGVAMAGMGRRVMLLDADLGLANIDVVLGLHAEYNLSHVINGERTLEEILVEGPKGLKVVPGASGMQQMAELSPAEHAGLIHAFSELANDVDVLLIDTAAGISDLVVSFSRAAQEVVVVVCDEPASITDAYAIIKLLNREHSVSRFRILANMVKSVQEGRDLYNKMCRVTDRYLDVMLSYMGSVPYDEQLRKAVKGQKPVVEAYPRSRVAQAFKNLAKKADNWPVPANASGDLQFFVERLIQFSSQYGEMGR
- the flhF gene encoding flagellar biosynthesis protein FlhF, which translates into the protein MKIKRFFAPDMRQALKSVRDTLGSDAVILSNKSVEGGVELVAAMDYDVAAFNDAATDRVTEIPRQNEPQAPVAAEPKRAVRPAREPNISEKPVKLAEPVSIDRARHQTSQAQPQPQVEWSQDPVLQEMRQEMQALRRMMENELSELTWRDMGQRRPQTQELIRRLMGMGLGADLCRDLAGRVEDMESEDQAWRKALFHLISELPVVQEDILDMGGVVALVGPTGVGKTTTIAKLAARFCLRHGNRQLALITTDSYRIGAQEQLHNYGRILDVPVRTASTAEELDAALRAFSEKRLVLIDTAGMSQQDIQLSQRLSMITSGNHPVRTLLTLSAATQRSALAHAIRAFSIARPVGCILTKMDEAASLGGVFSTLIDTGLPLAFVTDGQRVPEDLHVARAHSLVSRAMEMAQEADESPDEGYMAFAFGGTGEHAHV
- a CDS encoding RNA polymerase sigma factor FliA; the protein is MNGLATYSAIEERQGHDDLVIRHAGLVKRIAYHMMNRLPPNVQADDLIQAGMLGLLEASRNYDPTQGASFETYAGIRIRGSMLDEIRRSDWTPRSVHRKARMVADAMRVIENEEGRDARDSEVADALDMSVQQYHQILKDASGCRIFSLDELSAVGEIAPERSLDSLQGPFEGLQKDAFKQALADAIAGLPERERLVVAMYYDDELNLREIGLVLGVSESRICQIHSQATLRLRSRLTEWLSLADEE
- the cheY gene encoding chemotaxis protein CheY, which produces MDKNMKILIVDDFSTMRRIIKNLLRDLGFTNTQEADDGTTALPMLQTGNFDFLVSDWNMPGMTGIDLLRAVRADAKLAGLPVLMVTAESKREQIIEAAQAGVNGYVVKPFTAGTLEEKISKIFERVEG
- the fliP gene encoding flagellar type III secretion system pore protein FliP (The bacterial flagellar biogenesis protein FliP forms a type III secretion system (T3SS)-type pore required for flagellar assembly.), which produces MKFWLIIAGMLFTLAAQAAPGVDALTVTQDPEGGQTYTLTIQVLFFMTALTMLPGALMMMTSFARIIIVLAILRQALGTQNTPNNQILIGLALFLTVFIMLPVFNEVNEVAVQPYMQDQMTTMEALEAGSGPVREFMLAQTREDDLGLFARIGDFGELESPDKVPFSLLLPAFATSELKTGFQIGFLLFIPFLVIDMVVASVLMSMGMMMLSPMIISLPFKIMLFVLIDGWALVFGTLASSFQV